In uncultured Methanobacterium sp., a genomic segment contains:
- a CDS encoding 50S ribosomal protein L40e — MARFEEAENRIFKIKICLKCNARNPPTAKTCRKCGYKGLRFKAKEPRG; from the coding sequence ATGGCTAGATTCGAAGAAGCAGAAAACAGAATATTCAAGATCAAGATTTGTCTCAAATGTAACGCTCGAAACCCACCAACCGCCAAGACCTGTCGTAAGTGTGGATACAAGGGCTTGAGATTCAAAGCCAAAGAACCAAGAGGATAA
- a CDS encoding CPBP family glutamic-type intramembrane protease, which translates to MKLFHSISDRNNFLKLVLRIILVLVIIQALRAVIFCGLWTVVQPGTNIVLFQLLNGSAYIIMGIILLLYFKPSLKNLGLNWDDIHLKTRIFYSLGLTLLVIMAVSPYTFEWEIHVLIIGLIFGIITPVFEELLFRGYIWGKIFESGGMVNPMV; encoded by the coding sequence ATGAAACTTTTCCATTCAATTTCAGACAGAAACAATTTTTTAAAACTTGTACTAAGAATTATTCTGGTATTGGTCATTATACAAGCTTTAAGAGCAGTTATATTTTGTGGCCTCTGGACTGTTGTCCAACCCGGGACTAACATAGTCCTGTTCCAGTTATTAAATGGTTCGGCTTATATAATCATGGGAATAATTCTTCTCCTATACTTTAAACCGTCTTTAAAGAATTTAGGGCTTAATTGGGATGATATTCACCTGAAAACCAGGATATTTTATAGTCTGGGGTTAACGTTGCTGGTAATCATGGCAGTGAGTCCCTATACATTTGAATGGGAGATCCACGTCCTGATTATAGGCCTAATATTTGGCATCATAACTCCTGTATTTGAAGAACTCTTATTCAGGGGTTATATCTGGGGTAAGATCTTTGAATCAGGAGGAATGGTCAATCCAATGGTTTAA
- a CDS encoding DUF116 domain-containing protein, whose product MTIAEFYQIFGQVVFVAGILLLILLSVTLILGRMLIEKDRLVFPKLLLFTIDVFYGLFKKFSENLGVDAKIVDQIGVEVRNKVNEKIFRKTKPQDKILVLPHCLRHKDCEATLESSGLVCKSCNLCVIGVLKDKGEEMGYEVFIIPGSTFLKKIIEQNRFKAVLGVACYQDLNLSMMKLSKFSCQGVPLLKDGCVNTKVDARVVLEKMGVELGNSPKKSGSSCSNDPEHRGSL is encoded by the coding sequence ATGACTATTGCTGAATTTTACCAGATATTTGGCCAGGTTGTTTTCGTGGCTGGAATTCTTCTCCTGATTTTATTATCAGTCACCCTTATACTGGGCCGAATGCTAATTGAAAAAGACCGCCTGGTCTTTCCTAAACTATTACTATTCACCATTGACGTTTTCTACGGACTATTTAAAAAGTTCTCAGAAAACCTGGGGGTAGATGCCAAGATCGTGGATCAAATTGGTGTTGAAGTCCGTAACAAGGTTAATGAAAAAATATTCAGGAAAACAAAACCCCAAGACAAGATACTGGTTCTTCCACACTGCTTGAGACATAAAGATTGCGAAGCCACCCTTGAGTCATCAGGATTGGTGTGTAAAAGTTGTAATCTCTGCGTAATTGGTGTCTTAAAGGATAAAGGGGAAGAAATGGGTTATGAAGTTTTCATAATACCTGGTTCCACTTTCCTCAAAAAGATCATTGAGCAAAATCGTTTCAAAGCAGTTTTAGGGGTTGCCTGTTATCAGGATCTTAACCTGAGTATGATGAAGCTCTCCAAATTTTCATGCCAGGGTGTTCCCCTATTAAAAGACGGCTGTGTGAACACCAAAGTTGATGCCCGAGTGGTTCTGGAAAAAATGGGAGTTGAACTGGGTAATTCTCCAAAAAAATCAGGAAGTTCCTGCAGTAATGACCCTGAACACCGTGGATCCCTATAA
- a CDS encoding DUF367 family protein: MPHKVVIYHAEQCDPKKCTTRKLAKLNQIQMVSRLNQIPRGALVLDPFSTKSVSPEDHELVVKKGIVGLDCSWKRIDKSSAMFRGTSTHRSLPFLVAANPTNYGKPCILSTAEAVAATLYIVGLKDNAIQIMSHFKWGPHFLELNHELLEAYSQARSSREVVDIQNEFIGG, encoded by the coding sequence ATGCCTCATAAAGTTGTTATATACCATGCAGAGCAGTGCGATCCAAAAAAATGCACCACTCGTAAACTGGCCAAGTTGAATCAGATCCAGATGGTCAGCCGTCTTAACCAGATACCACGAGGGGCTTTAGTATTAGATCCCTTTTCAACAAAGTCAGTGTCACCAGAAGACCATGAGTTAGTTGTTAAAAAAGGTATTGTCGGGCTTGATTGCTCATGGAAGCGGATTGACAAATCATCTGCCATGTTCAGGGGCACTTCGACCCACCGTTCCCTTCCTTTCTTGGTGGCGGCCAATCCCACCAACTATGGTAAACCATGTATACTGTCCACTGCTGAGGCTGTGGCAGCAACCTTATATATAGTGGGGCTTAAAGATAATGCTATTCAGATTATGTCTCACTTCAAGTGGGGACCTCATTTTCTGGAGCTTAATCATGAGCTCTTAGAGGCTTATTCCCAGGCTCGTAGTAGCAGGGAAGTTGTAGATATTCAGAATGAATTCATAGGAGGCTAA
- a CDS encoding helix-turn-helix transcriptional regulator, which translates to MKNNLKVYRATQDLTQEELAKGLGVTRQTIIAIEKEKYDPSLILAFKIAKFFKVEIEDIFTYSDE; encoded by the coding sequence ATGAAAAATAATCTCAAGGTATATCGGGCTACGCAGGATTTAACCCAGGAAGAACTTGCCAAGGGATTGGGCGTAACTCGACAGACCATAATTGCAATCGAAAAGGAGAAATATGATCCTTCCCTGATTTTAGCTTTTAAAATAGCTAAGTTCTTTAAAGTGGAGATTGAGGATATTTTCACCTACAGCGATGAATAA
- a CDS encoding ATP-binding protein — translation MRLLKNLIFPFSAIVGQEKVKKALVLNAINPSIGGVLIKGDKGTGKTTAVRALADLLPPLKVVKGCPFNCDPDDPTSFCDSCKKDESGEIQVEEKKMRVVELPLGATEDRVVGSINIEKALKEGMKALEPGILADANRNILYVDEINLLDDNLVDVLLDAAAYGINTVEREGISMVHPSNFILVGTMNPAEGELRPQLSDRIGLQISVQSILDIDDRVKIMQRREAFEKDPNTFREEFQKYQDQILENIIEARKLLKEVEVSQDMMKVIAQLCVDMGVDGHRADIAILKTSKTLAAYYKHQEVEYIDVEEATALVLGERFHKKSLDEDKIKKQIKNAVNEISDENKGDDKKKHQSK, via the coding sequence GTGAGACTATTGAAAAACCTGATTTTCCCATTTTCAGCTATTGTTGGCCAAGAAAAAGTTAAAAAAGCCCTGGTATTGAATGCAATCAATCCATCGATTGGTGGAGTGCTTATTAAGGGCGATAAAGGAACTGGAAAAACCACGGCAGTAAGGGCTCTGGCAGATCTTTTACCTCCATTAAAAGTTGTTAAAGGGTGTCCTTTCAACTGTGATCCTGATGATCCAACTTCTTTCTGTGATTCTTGTAAGAAAGATGAATCAGGAGAGATCCAGGTGGAGGAAAAGAAAATGAGGGTGGTGGAACTGCCATTAGGAGCCACCGAAGACCGGGTAGTGGGGTCAATTAATATTGAAAAGGCACTTAAAGAGGGAATGAAAGCATTAGAACCAGGTATACTTGCCGATGCAAACCGTAACATTTTGTATGTTGATGAAATAAACCTCTTGGATGACAACCTGGTAGATGTGTTATTAGATGCTGCTGCTTATGGAATAAACACGGTGGAACGTGAGGGTATTTCAATGGTTCATCCTTCCAACTTCATACTGGTGGGAACTATGAACCCTGCTGAAGGAGAGCTTAGACCGCAGTTATCTGATAGGATAGGCTTGCAAATTTCGGTTCAAAGCATCCTGGATATAGATGACCGAGTTAAGATCATGCAAAGGAGAGAAGCCTTTGAAAAAGATCCAAACACCTTCCGGGAAGAATTCCAGAAATATCAGGACCAGATTCTAGAAAATATTATTGAAGCCAGGAAACTCCTCAAGGAAGTTGAGGTTTCACAGGACATGATGAAAGTAATAGCTCAACTCTGTGTAGATATGGGTGTAGATGGTCATCGTGCGGATATTGCTATTTTAAAGACATCAAAAACCCTGGCTGCATACTATAAACATCAAGAAGTTGAATATATTGATGTGGAAGAGGCAACAGCCCTGGTTTTAGGGGAAAGGTTCCATAAAAAATCATTGGATGAGGATAAAATTAAAAAACAAATAAAAAATGCTGTAAATGAAATTTCCGATGAGAATAAAGGGGATGATAAAAAAAAGCACCAGAGCAAATAG
- a CDS encoding VWA domain-containing protein, with the protein MKLKTLKKDEQAAESQEEEVDVKKLLKIKGKKKKRLYGKRIDSKTQKGRYIKSKLPTDSSGDIAIDATLRAAALGSHGKINVKSEDLRHKIRKHGAKASIVMVVDISGSMFSDRKANRLKGILNTVIEDAHRHQDRISVIGFKGQEAEIIIPTTRRAISFREQVDNIQVGGTTPLAAGMKKGFEILKKEKSKSEFVPILIILSDGMPNIGLDEGPLKDALKIAEEIKEKEIHTLVINFEQSVRHGHEVNMELALAAGGRYYDLEELKNPGMVMARILDNERGNI; encoded by the coding sequence ATGAAACTCAAAACCCTCAAAAAGGATGAACAAGCTGCTGAATCCCAGGAAGAAGAGGTTGACGTGAAAAAACTCCTTAAAATTAAGGGGAAAAAGAAAAAACGTCTTTACGGTAAACGAATTGATTCAAAAACTCAAAAAGGTCGTTATATTAAAAGTAAACTTCCCACGGATTCTTCGGGGGATATTGCCATTGATGCAACTTTAAGGGCAGCAGCTCTGGGTTCTCATGGTAAAATTAATGTTAAAAGTGAAGATTTACGTCATAAAATCCGTAAACATGGTGCTAAAGCATCCATTGTTATGGTGGTGGATATCAGCGGGTCCATGTTCTCTGATCGCAAAGCAAACCGATTGAAGGGAATTTTAAACACTGTTATTGAGGATGCACACCGCCATCAAGACAGGATAAGTGTCATTGGATTTAAGGGACAGGAAGCAGAGATAATAATTCCAACCACCCGCAGGGCTATATCTTTCCGTGAACAGGTGGACAACATCCAAGTGGGAGGAACAACACCACTAGCTGCTGGGATGAAGAAAGGTTTCGAAATTCTTAAAAAGGAGAAATCAAAATCAGAATTTGTACCAATACTCATTATACTTTCTGATGGTATGCCCAATATTGGTCTGGATGAGGGGCCCTTGAAAGATGCCCTCAAAATTGCCGAAGAAATAAAAGAAAAGGAAATACACACACTGGTAATCAACTTTGAACAATCAGTTCGTCATGGTCATGAAGTGAATATGGAACTGGCCCTGGCTGCAGGGGGACGTTACTATGATTTAGAAGAGCTGAAAAATCCAGGCATGGTTATGGCACGAATACTGGACAATGAACGGGGAAACATCTAA
- a CDS encoding CPBP family glutamic-type intramembrane protease, with the protein MTLLFMVWHLGYVDVLILHPLAKGNLAMIMISKMGIGLVLGLIVGYLRLKTGKTYASIIFHGLWNVFAP; encoded by the coding sequence GTGACTTTACTATTTATGGTGTGGCACCTGGGATATGTGGATGTCTTAATTCTCCATCCTCTGGCTAAGGGTAATCTGGCCATGATCATGATCTCAAAAATGGGAATAGGTCTTGTTTTAGGATTAATAGTTGGATATCTGCGCCTTAAAACTGGTAAAACGTATGCTTCAATTATTTTCCATGGGTTATGGAATGTTTTTGCACCCTGA